Part of the Phocoena sinus isolate mPhoSin1 chromosome 17, mPhoSin1.pri, whole genome shotgun sequence genome is shown below.
AACACTGTGCAGGTGGTCGCATACAAGCTGGGGGCGGTGCTGGCTGGGGGTGGGCTGCTGGCCTTTGTGCCCACCCTCTCCTGGCCCCTGCTCTTTCTGCTCCTGGCTGCCACTTATTGGTTGGCTGCTGCCTTGACCTGGGTGGCACCAGCCCTGCGACAGCTTCCCACACCTCTGCCCTCAGAACACCCCCGACACACCCTGCACCTTGGGCAGGACTTGCTGGCCGTGCCTGGAACCCTGTGGACAGCGGGCTTCGTGCTCACCTACAAGCTGGGTGAGTGAGGAACAGCAGGGGTGGGTCCCCAGGAGCCCTGGAACTCACTTGCAGGGCTGCCTTTCCTCTTTGGGGTCTGACCTGAAGTCTGGAGCCCAGCCCGGCCCTCTGCAGGTCCAGCTCCCAAGGTCCACCCTCCCTTGGGCCTCGCTGAGCTGCTTCACGCTGACCCTGAGCGTCGTCGAAGCCCAGCCCCAGCTATCTCCTGGCATCTGTGGCCCAGGaagaaggcagggctgggggagcgTGACTGAGACCCAGGTGGAGGTGTGCCAACCACCCCTGCTGACTCTCTCCACAGGTGAGCAGGGCACCAGCGGCCTGTTCCCACTGCTCTTGCTGGACTGCAGCATCTCTGCCCCAGAGCTGGGGCTGTGGAATGGTGTGGGTGCTGTGGCCTGCTCCATTGCTGGGTCATCCCTGGGTGGGGCCCTCCTGGCCAGGCGCCGGTGAGCCCCCCTCAGCCCGCCCCGCCCACctgtctccccttccttccccacgcCCTCTGACCTGCCCCAtcaccccaccccaggcagcCACTGCCCCTGTTGAAGTCAGCGCTTCAGTTCCGTCTTGGGGGCCTGGCCTGCCAGACTGCCGTGCTCTTTCACCTGTACAGCCCTGGGGCCAGCCTGGCCCCCAGCACAGTCCTGAGAGGTGAGGGGTGGGCCACAGGGGGGAGGAGCTTGGAGTCCTGGGCCCTGCTGACCTCAGCCCTCCCAGGTGCAGCCCTGCTGAGCCTGTGTCTGCAGCACTTCCTGGGGGGCCTGGTCACAACCACCACCTTCACCCTGATGATGCGCTGCAGCCAGCTGGCACCAAGTGCCCTGCAGGTGAGGGGATGTGGCTGCAACACCAGGGGCTGCAGGACTGGAGTCCAAGCAGGTCCTGACgtgattccccctcccccagcaggccACACACTACAGTCTCCTGGCCACTCTGGAGCTGCTGGGGAAGCTGCTGATGGGCACGCTGGCTGGAGCCCTGGCTGACAGCCTGGGGCCACGCCTCTGCTTCTCCGTCTTCCTTGCTCTCTCA
Proteins encoded:
- the LOC116742301 gene encoding major facilitator superfamily domain-containing protein 3 isoform X6, with product MPPRPALNPDPATRAWAPAPAPAPAPGLLAMRGKLLPLAGLYLVQGLPYGLQSGLLPVLLRARGLSLTRVGLAKALYAPWLFKLVWAPLVDTRGSPRAWLTLSTAALGLVCGLLASHPPAAAGQAGLPVTMAGLLLLLNLAAAVQDVALDTLAVRLLEPAELGPGNTVQVVAYKLGAVLAGGGLLAFVPTLSWPLLFLLLAATYWLAAALTWVAPALRQLPTPLPSEHPRHTLHLGQDLLAVPGTLWTAGFVLTYKLGEQGTSGLFPLLLLDCSISAPELGLWNGVGAVACSIAGSSLGGALLARRRQPLPLLKSALQFRLGGLACQTAVLFHLYSPGASLAPSTVLRGAALLSLCLQHFLGGLVTTTTFTLMMRCSQLAPSALQATHYSLLATLELLGKLLMGTLAGALADSLGPRLCFSVFLALSAMPMLYLGLASNTLA
- the LOC116742301 gene encoding major facilitator superfamily domain-containing protein 3 isoform X5; the encoded protein is MPPRPALNPDPATRAWAPAPAPAPAPGLLAMRGKLLPLAGLYLVQGLPYGLQSGLLPVLLRARGLSLTRVGLAKALYAPWLFKLVWAPLVDTRGSPRAWLTLSTAALGLVCGLLASHPPAAAGQAGLPVTMAGLLLLLNLAAAVQDVALDTLAVRLLEPAELGPGNTVQVVAYKLGAVLAGGGLLAFVPTLSWPLLFLLLAATYWLAAALTWVAPALRQLPTPLPSEHPRHTLHLGQDLLAVPGTLWTAGFVLTYKLGEQGTSGLFPLLLLDCSISAPELGLWNGVGAVACSIAGSSLGGALLARRRQPLPLLKSALQFRLGGLACQTAVLFHLYSPGASLAPSTVLRGAALLSLCLQHFLGGLVTTTTFTLMMRCSQLAPSALQQATHYSLLATLELLGKLLMGTLAGALADSLGPRLCFSVFLALSAMPMLYLGLASNTLA